The window AAGGATAAAAAACACTTCTAAATGAGGGCTTGGTCTTTGTCCAGTGGCCCGGGATCCAATCTGACCCGTGGTCCTTTGCTGCATGTcatcctctttctttcctcccttcctgaTCTTGGGCTATACCTTTAAAGGATAAAAGAACAAGAACAGGAAAATGTCCATGATTGGCATCATCTCAAATCATACAGTTTACACCCAGCTTTGAAGACACATCTGTGTTGAAAACGGCAAAGTGAACCTGATTAGGAAAAAGTTGAacgagaagaagaagaggaagaataagaagaggaagaataagaagaagaagacttttttttgacttttacaaaaacactttattacagatttagtaaatgtacatttacatcaagtacaacacaactcaatttacctagaatagataaataaaaaagctaagccttaaaaacttgtgtaaagtgcaaatcctcgttcaccacagaacatacaatgtcttcataacaccaccgttgtttaaaagcttccaagtccccgatgtttttataaaaactatgctctagccagagtctggctctgatgttgcacagccagatcgcttttgcttcttgtccctttttgttttccactctgttctttcTACTTAGATAGATAGCCATTTtagcttcaccagagaggtagtttaggagctgccacttttctttgcttgtctttctgtatggagcccccatgataaacacgctctcggtaaaagctatactaaaaagactaaaaaccaatgttaaaagagagaagaaacctgtgagtctctggcacactgtaaaaacatggaaaacagtctcctaacaccacaaaatggacagttgttactgacagcaggattaatgacggaaataaaagaattggaggcgatagcgccgtgtaaaattctccactggaggtcggcagtacgtttctttaacgggggtttgtacagaatcgTATATAGGCGTatatatagtctttttgtccgctttgtgcatggtcattttctctgggttcgcaaccttgagcagggggcccgtcagctctccgagccctgggctcaggtatatctccgggaaagggtctgttgggtctggtttggctctgccctgtccgtagctccttaacagtctctgttcctcagcgcagaggctccggctccagagttgcaggatcctctgggccacccggacagagtgtagacccagcagagagcccaaggcccaggcatcgctcagctccggcccaactgcttccaccacctgctgaaggctcagggtcccagatctgcgcagcgccaccgccagtcctggtgtctcgctgcagctaacgtccagcctggctccatgaatcagaggctcttttaacaaccagtgcagagagtcagtctttggacaccttttatggttaaaaaagggcccaagacttaaaaacaccttgataaaagggaggtaacccacttaactttaaaatggttaaatcagttaaaaacagagcagcatctagccccaggttactcacgcgtcttagaatgcagctgctcacatctctccacaccaaatcagccgggccggtaagagacctttgcagaaactgcattctaaaagtggctgttcggctggccaggtggacaaggccctgtcccccctcctctctaggtaaaaacagcaccccctgtggcacccagtgtagcccatcccaaaagaaatctaccaatctcttttctatttgggccagtaggcctgagggagggtctacacaggtaaggcggtgccacagttgggatgccacaaggttgtttaaaaccaaaactctacctttaaaagacatctgcgggagcagccacttccatttggacagtttttcctcaatcttctcggtgacgttctcccagttcttctggactatatttgtgttccctacaaacacccccaggtactttatctcttttccatgtcatgccctggggaagaactgggagaccgccacgccactcaccgacagcgagggctttactcttcttccaattgaccctcgctgccgatgctgaaccaaaatctgtcacaatattggttaaaatgtctgcatccctctggtcactaataaaaacaacgatgtcgtccgcatacgcagataaaaccgtgcttccattaaaaccaggtaaaaacagcccttgcaatttagagcgtattttgcagaggaggggttctagggagagtgcatagagcatcccagacagagcacagccctgccggacccctctacacactctaaaaggagcacacagcccaccgttgaacttcagcacactctcaatcttattgtacaacactttgatcttagctatgaaaccagcgctgaacccaaacttctccattactttccagaggaagctgtgctcaacgcggtcaaaagccttttcaggatctagagaaatcagaccagtatcaatgcccaatgagctggagacctccaaaacatctcgaatcagatgaacattgtccaccatggacctgccgggcacacagtaggtctggtcccgatggatgacctgctcaatagctctccccaacctggtggccaaagccttggacagaagcttgtaatccacacacagcaaagacacagggcgccagtttttgatgtcctgcaagttccctttttttgaagcagcgtgatcaccgctctgctgcaggacattggcatagagccagaggccagactctcgtTAAAAACGTCTAAaaggtcatgagacaagatgtcccaatacgctttaaaaaactcaaccgagaggccgtcgataccaggagcccgccgcccctgcatgccttgcagtgcggcctgcaactcctgcgttgtcaacggccctgcgagctgtgagttggcctcttcagagacctgaggtagttctgcacaaaactcctctgagagtGTTTCGTCCTCGTTGTAttcactcgtgtagagggtggaataaaaactcacagctcgcctcctgatctggcttggctctgttaattcctgccctgtgtctgacagcagcgagtggattacccgcctctgtccattctttttctccaggccgaagaagaaactagtgggagcatccatctcatttatgtttaaaaaccgggacctgaccagtgccccctgaactttaacgtccagcaggctggctagagccatctttttctctttgaggatttcaatatatcctcgatcttctgtggactcgcttattgcttctagttccactatatcactctccaggtctttcatagatctgatgttgtcctgtgtgaccttgagggtgtgctgttgacagagcattcctatctcagtcttaccatggtcccaccactgcctaagactgctaaactctcccttcctctgtctaaaaacacccCAGAAATAagtaagggcctctttaaaatgtttatcaaatgttaaaaccgaattaaaatgccagtaagcacttctcggtaaaacatttctaataaaaacattacatagaagcaaagagtggtCTGTAAAAtcagcagggagtatactgcacattttaaaagtattaaaattatgcttaaagcaataaatgcgatctagtctggctgatgaaatcctattctctcggatgtgggaccagatgtactgcctatcgtctgtgtgcatccttctccatacatccaccaggccgtgggagtggaccagctgcctcagagcatgctgggatgctggatgcggctctgcatggttgcgatctaaagatgcattctccgtacaattaaaatccccacccaagaataaaaaatcctccgtggcacagccgtttaaaacatcattcactttttgtaaaaacagcttcctctctgcaccgtttgttggagcatacacattcataaaaacagccgtaaaaaggtcaaaccttgcttttattaaaagcaacctccccttgataaactgctcgacctccagtgagacaggattaaaagacttggagagaaggaagcccacccctccactgagagaggtgctgtggcttaaaatgacttccccctcccactcttttttccagtcattctcattaccaacgtcgctgtgcgtctcctgtaaaaaaaagcacgtcgacatgttttatacttgctgtttgataaattaaagccctctttcttagctctctggttccattgacgttcaggcttcccactctaaaagtgtccattgtgagtgaggtagagcatacaataataaaaacaaataagttaattaaaacacatgtaaCTGTTGCTGTATAATTTGTTAAGGGTTTCCGATAGTAAATGATTTCATGtgtaggacttttattttgaagcctcgGCGGAGCCAGGAGAGACCtcgagatagagacagagaagatgtaCGTACTGTAGTGACACACACGTTTAAGAGTTATAAGAGGTCATTATAAGATTAGTTAATGCCTTTTGAAGGAGAAAAGTGTTATAAAAgaagatttcctttctgtgcaTGCAGCCAAAGAGGTATTTTGTCCGTTTGTCATTTACTttcaatgtatgttatttttatgtatgtttgcTAACTCGTTAACgttttgtactatgtgtttCATACCGTGTTTTAGTTTTCACGGTTGGATGGGGAGAAGACTTCATAAAACCCGTTTATAAGAAAACCACTGGTGTCTGACTGTGCTTGGGAGGGAGTCAGAgtgaaaactctgactgttcgTCGACGCGAGTGGGCGAAGCAGCAAGAAGTCCCAAGACTAGCAAACTAATCTCAACGTGGTGGCTACGGTGGCTACGGTGGCTACGGTGCTTGGAACGTTCGTCGAAGGACTGGCAGATGAGTCGATATCACGCACTTTCACACAGTTgaagacgcacacacacactcatttagcAATCGTTTATATGCAATGCCATAAGAACTTGGACACTAATAAGAGTGGGCTAAGAAGAGGGCTTTACAAAGTTTggttaaatgtttatttggatGCTAACATTGAAGCACTGTTGTGTGAGTGGTGAATGCAACTTATTTGTTCAGCAAGTTCAACTGAATCTTGCCATTTACTGTATAGCCAGGTTTAAGAAGCTAAAGGCTTAAAGTTGTAGCCTATGCTACATACTTTTTCGTTTTGAATTTCTAATATAcaaatttaaagtgtgtgtaaagtgGTAATACTAAGTGAAGGCTATTTGCCATTTGATATTTAAGTTCTCAATTAGTGTTCCAAGGGAACCAaggtttatttgtacattttctaagTGCATTTTGAGCTATTTAGGTGTAAAATACCCACTGACTTTACTGCTATTTATGATCATagctaatgattattttttcagtttaaatattaagacactgcaggtacacacattttatacatatttgagtAAGCTTTAGCAATTCATCTAGACATTTATTATACTTctgagttttagttttatttacaatttacatGTAGTAAACTGTTCAAGACATTTTGATAATGGCAGAGGGTAGTGAGTCTCCAATCCAGGTAAGGGATAATGTTAGGGATAGTGAGAATGAGCCAGCCAAAGATCAAGCTAGAGACACTGAAGCTCAGCAAGAGGAAGTGCATCAGCCAAGACGCGGTGAACGAGTCCGTAATCTAACAGAGAAAGGCAAAGAAATGCAAGATACGAAAATTAAAGCACTGCAACAaagatttaattacattaaccAAAAATGGAGAACACAAGTTAAACAAGCTAAGCAAGCATTATCACAATTATCAGATTCATTAGAAGACAGTCTGCTTCATGATATCATTGGTGACGTCAGAGGCCTTTGTGCAGATGTCCAGCGTGCTTATGAAGAGCTGCGCGGAGTTACAACACCAGACCAAGACACACGTCGAAGAGTGGATTTGTGTGTAGAGATTTCCAGCTTCATCGTGTCCAAAGCCTCAAATCGGTTTAGTGGGAAGACGCCAGAGGGAGAACAGGGTTCCCCCAGGATTTTTAGTcttaaatttaagactttttaagacctttttaagaccaCTTTCAATAAAATTTAAGACCAACGTCGCACCTTCCCTGGTATGCGTATtaatgaaaaaattgaaaatcaatcaatcaatcaatcaatcaaataaataactttaatgaaCAATATGCTCTGAGGACAACAGCTTTCAAAGATCTGCTTCAACATAACATTcaccatatttaaacacaataactGTGTGAGGAGTGCatgtatgcacatgcacacgTCTGTGGGTGCGCCTTTGTATGGATGTTTTTTCCCAAAGTAACCTACAGCCTGtctacactgtatttaagtcattaatttaagaaccatttaaaacaataactgtgaggggtgtacgtgtgtgtgtgtttgtgtgtgcgtgtgcctgcattcgtctgtgggtgtgcctgtgtgcggtTGTTGCAATCTACATTGTATCTAAGTgaaccatttaaaacaataactgtgaggggtgtacgtgtgtgtgtgtgtgtgtttgtgtgtgcgtgtgcctgcattcgtctgtgggtgtgcctgtgtgcggtTGTTGCAAtctacactgtatttaagtcctaagacagaataatttaaaacaataactgtgaggggtgtacgtgtgtgtgtgtgtttgtgtgtgcgtgtgcctgcattcgtctgtgggtgtgcctgtgtgcattTCAATAGATCCTACAGCTTTTGGAGCTCAGCTCTTTTGGCAGCAATCTGTTCGTCCAGTTTAATGAGTTCAGCCATCTTTTCCTTGTGGCTCCTTCTAAAGGCATTCGATTTTGCTATTAGCTCCGCCATCTTGCTGCCTGCTTGCTTGGCTTCAGCCTGGTCTGCCAACTTATCAGCATCCCTGAGCAGATGTTCGGCTACCTCCTTGATGGATCTTCTGTGCTTTCTCAGTTGCTCCAGGTTCTCCTCAATGGCCTTTCGTTTTTCTGACTCTGCTTgagattctctcttttttctctccgtctcaaGATGAATTCTATATCTTGCTCTGGAAGATGAGACCGAGGAAAGCAGGGCTGGCATGAGGGGGACCTTGGTAACCCCTCCATGGAGAGAGATGTAGTCACAGACGATTCTCTGCGCTACAACGGTGTCTTTGTGAATGTTAGCAGTTTCAATTTCTTTGTTCACCGAAAAGCCCCGCTCAACTGTTGCCTGCCCGTGTGATAGAAGTAGAAGCTTCTGGATAAAGGACCAAAGTTGTGGGTAGGTCTCACTGATGATGTTGCTTAGAAAGACATCCAGTCTTTTCTTGAATGGCTGGAAGGACTGAAATTCTTCAGTTCGGACCTCCAGGGACAGCATCTCTGAGAACTTCTGGGTGATCAGATCACCTAAGAAGAGTGGATGAAAgagcattcaaataaatgtatagctacaatatcagtaatatattattattcatacgACTGCTTGATCTAATGTCCtattgtgctgtgttagcaTATGCATTATGTTATGATTCTTATTACGTAGTTCCTATTTTTTGACCATCGGCCGCATTGGGAAGCTTCAATGAACTGTCACATTAAAGAGTGTTACAATACACTTAGTGCTATGCACTGCACAGCATTATTCTAACTTATAATGGCATGACAACAATGGCATAATCAGGATAACGAACTGCATTcgtagataaaacaaataatgcactTTGAGGTGTAACGCCTGTGCTACCACTTTGAACATGCAGTATTTTTTGATACAAGAATACCATGATGTTCTTTATCCCTTACGTACAGGTATTACATTAGTAAATTGTATGCTTATGTTTAGAcctcatcaataaaataatgtatgaatatgtacCAGCAGCAACTCCTCCATCCAACTGTCTGTCTTGTAGAAACTTCCTGACTATGCTCTTCATCTGTTTCTGACACAGTTCAGGGTTGCTGTACATAAAGGCTGGGTTCAGACAAGTTAATTGTCTAACAATCGGAAACTTCAAAGGGCTCCTCTCCTGAATCTTCTGGACCATTTTGGATAGACACTCCATGCattggttttgaaaatgtaggatGGAAAGTTCCTCTGAGGATTTACTCCGCTGTTGGAGTTCCTAAGGATGAATAAGGACTAGCTGAAGTGAACTGTCCCTGATTACAACACAACTGTTTACAACACAACTCTCCTTGCTCTTTCCCTTTAACCACCAAATTGCAATTTTGTGAAACGCCTACTTGTCGGCCATGATTATTTCCAGAATACCTTTATGGCAGTCTCTGCACCAATGCCGATGTCCACTGCCTTTGGATGCACCCTCGACTGCTTGTCAGTGACATCaacactgtaaaaaaaggaaattacagtTGTTGTACTTACACACAATTTTATTGTAAGCTAattcagaaatacaattttgtcatctaacaaataaattaatgtttgcCCAACTCAATATTCTCAGAATTTGGTCAACAAGGAAATTTGATTCaccaaaacaagattttttgtTTCCCTCAACTTTCTAACAAGATTAGAAAGATTCTAACACAAAAAATTAAGTTTCCTCAACTGTATGTTCATGGACACGCCTACTACGGggtttccttcctgtctccatGGACATACACAGGTCTCCACGAGTCGACCGTTCTACCATTTTCCCTCGAAGTTGAGAGGATTGCCAGACGTGAGATTCATATCaggtaattattgttatttctctaAAATATGACTTAATAGAATGCGTAAGGCAAATAATTGAAGATAGATTTGGTCGCTGAACTAACCAGCGTcgtatatttaatgtatttcaacCAAATTAGCAAAGTTATTAGCTGATTTTAGTTTGCTAACTTAATGCTAATTTTTGAACGTGATGTTCTATGCACAGTCAGTAGCAGCaaattgctaaaatattcaacttaattGTATGTACTCTATACACATGTTGTATAAGGACCGcgtgtgttgcagaaagaacTGTCTGCTTAACAATCAAGCAGTAGTAGCTAGCGATAGCGACAGTAGCGCTAACATTGGTTGTAGAGGGAGAGTTAGAGTTTGTGCCCTTGTGTCTTAACTGAAGTAGAGGGAGAAGTAGCGCGAGGCTAGTTTGTGGGGTAACCTACATACAGGGCATTCGTAAATTGTCACTCCGAGCACATTCTGAAACTTTTTAACCGTTCGAAACACTTCCCAGAAAGACAGTATTTCACCAGTCTCATGATACTGTCAaatccatagactgtatatatcgGTTAAAACGTTTCAGAGTGTGCTCGGAGTGGCAATTTACGAACGCACCCATAGACTTATATattgactgatatattttttctctcgcATTAATGAATGCTGCTGTGGTTTTGAATTTAatggtttacttttaatttgactgttcagtaattcatggaaaataaatatctaaacttaaaattgctaaaatattcaacttaattGAATGTACTCCATACACATGTTGCATAAGGACCGcgtgtgttgcagaaagaacCATGTGATGTCTGCTTAACAATCAAGCAGTAGTAGCTAGTGATAGCGACAGTAGCGCTAACATTGGTTGTGGAGGGAGCAGTAGCACGAGGATAGGCAAGGGCTAGGTTGTGGGGTAACCTACATACAGGGCATTCAGTACTAATATATAGACTTATATattgactgatatattttttctctgctgtggttttgaatttactggtttacttttaattggACTGTTCAGTCATTTATGGAAAATGAATATCTAAACATAATCTGCACTTGAATAATTTATGGTGTCAACAGTGCAAGAAAGATGGCCTGCACTGTTTTTTCCTGAGGAGgtaatgttttcctttatgttttgtgtgtatggttttcccatgtgtatttgtgtactGAAACACTCATTCCTGTGTACTAGGCTATATGGTTAATCTTCTGATACActatcatttgaaaatgtagtcttttcattcaaatgatgaGATGAAAGTCTTGTAATGCATTGGCAGCTTTAGACTGGCATGACTATACCACATTAAGTCCTGGTATggatattataattataaactgttttttttttgtgtccagATATCTAAAGAATTTTATAGAGTCACCAGCAA of the Eleginops maclovinus isolate JMC-PN-2008 ecotype Puerto Natales chromosome 4, JC_Emac_rtc_rv5, whole genome shotgun sequence genome contains:
- the LOC134862573 gene encoding uncharacterized protein LOC134862573, translated to MECLSKMVQKIQERSPLKFPIVRQLTCLNPAFMYSNPELCQKQMKSIVRKFLQDRQLDGGVAAGDLITQKFSEMLSLEVRTEEFQSFQPFKKRLDVFLSNIISETYPQLWSFIQKLLLLSHGQATVERGFSVNKEIETANIHKDTVVAQRIVCDYISLHGGVTKVPLMPALLSSVSSSRARYRIHLETERKKRESQAESEKRKAIEENLEQLRKHRRSIKEVAEHLLRDADKLADQAEAKQAGSKMAELIAKSNAFRRSHKEKMAELIKLDEQIAAKRAELQKL